The Candidatus Thermoplasmatota archaeon region TCTCGAGCCGCATCCGCGGCGGCCTCACGTACACGGACGTGCGCGTCTCCGAACGTCCCATCTCGGCGCGGCCGGACACCATCGACATCGTCGTTGCGCTCGGCCAGGAGGTCGTCGACGCGAGCCTCGCCGACATGACGGACGGCGGCATCCTGATCTACGACTCCGACGCGTTCACGCCGGCCCTGCCCGAGTCCTTCGGCAAGACGATCCACACCCTCGGGGTCCCCCTCACGAAGACCGCCGAATCCGCGGGCAACAAGATCATGAAGAACATGGTCGCCCTCGGCGCGTCCGCGCAGATCCTGAAGATGGACGTGCAGGTCTTCTACGACTTCGTCGAGGAGCGCTTCGGCAAGAAGGGCCAGAAGATCGTCGACATGAACAAGGCCGTCATCAAAGCCGGCGCCGAGCACGTCGCGGCGAACTTCCCGCGCGAGCACTCGTGGATCCTCGAGCGCCGTCCGCTTCCCGCGACGGGCCGCCGGCTCGTCATCAACGGCTCGAGCGCGACCGCCTTCGGCGCGCTCGTCGGCGGCTGCCGCTTCATGGCCGCCTACCCGATCACGCCCGCGACGGACGTCATGGAGTGGATCATCGACCACGTCGACGAATACGGAGGCTTCGTGCTCCAGGCGGAGGACGAGATCGCCGCGATCCACGCGTGCATCGGCGCGGGCTACACCGGCGTGCGGGCCATGACCTCGACCTCGGGCCCCGGCCTCTCGCTCATGACCGAGGCCGTCGGACTCGCGGGCTCCGCCGAGATCCCCGTCGTCATCGTCGACGTCATGCGTCCCGGACCCTCGACGGGTCTCCCGACGAAGCACTCGCAGTCGGATCTCCTCTTCGCGATCCACGGCGGCCACGACGAGTTCCCGCGCATCGTCGTCTCGCCCTCCACGACGGAGGAGGCGTTCACGCTCATCCAGGAGGCCTTCAACGCGGCGGAGCAGTACCAGTGTCCGGTCTTCTTCCTCCTCGACCAGGACCTGAGCATCGCGCAGCAGGCGCTCGACGCGATCCCGCTCGGCGCGGTGAAGATCAACCGCGGCAAGCTCGTGAAGCCCGAGGACGTGGCGAACCTCGCGGAGGGCGCGTACCACCGCTACCAGTTCACCGACGACGGCGTCTCGCCGCGCGCGATTCCCGGCACCCCGAACGCGCTCTTCAACAGCACGGGCTCGGAGCACCAGGAAGGCGGCTTCGTCACGGAGAACCGGGCGAACCGCACGAAGATGATGCTCAAGCGCGCCCGCAAGCTCGAGACGTACATGAAGAACCAGAAGAACGGGCACCACGCGCTCGGCGACGCATCCGCGAGGATCGGCGTCATCACGTGGGGCTCCACGCGCGGCCCCGTCGAGGAGGCGCTCGGCCGCCTCGGGAAGGACGGCGTGAAGACGAAGACGCTCGTGCTCACGCAGCTCTGGCCGTTCCCGAAGAAGGTCGTCGCGGACTTCCTCGCCTCGGTCGATACGGCGTTCGTGGTCGAGGCGAACTTCTCGGGCCAGCTCGCGACCCTCATCCAGCAGGAGATCGGCGGGCACGACAAGATCCGGCGCGTGAACAAGTGGGACGGGACGCCCTTCCGGCCCGTCGAGATCGTGGACAAGCTCAACGAGGTGATCTGAGATGGCGGCCCCCGCGGCGAAGACCTTCAAGGACTACGCGACGAACGAACCCTCCTGGTGGTGCCCGGGCTGCGGCGACTTCGGCGTGCTCGCGGCGATCCAGCGCGCGTTCGCCGATCTCGGCCTCAAGAACGAGGAGATCCTCCTCGTCGCCGGCATCGGCTGCTCGGGCAAGATCTCGGGCTACGTGAAGGCCTACGGCTACCACTCGCTCCACGGCCGCGCGCTCCCGCCCGCGGTCGCCGCGAAGCTCGCGAACAAGGACCTCACGGTTGTCGCGGTCGGCGGCGACGGCGACGGCTACGGCATCGGCGCGGGCCACTTCGTGCACGCGGTGCGCCGCAACGTCAACGTCACGTACATCGTGATGGACAACCACATCTACGGCCTCACGAAGGGCCAGGTCTCCCCGACCTCGGACCTCGGGTTCGTCACCGGCACGACGCCCCACGGCAACGCGGAGGCGCCGCTCAACCCGCTCGCGCTCTTCCTCAGCGCGGGCGGCTCGTTCCTCGCGCAGGGCTTCTCGGGCGACATGAAGGGCCTCAAAGACATGATCCAGGCCGCGATCGAGCACGAGGGCTTCTCCCTCGTGAACGTCTTCTCGCCGTGCGTGACGTTCAACAAGAAGAACACGTACGCGTGGTACCGCGACGTGCTCGTCTCGATGGACGGCGAGGAGATCAAGCACGATCCCTCGGACAAGCAGGCCGCGATGCGCCTCGCGCTCTCGGACAAGATCTACACGGGCATCTTCTACCAGGAGAAGCGCCCCACGCTCGAAGCGCAGGCGCTCGGCCTCCAGGGCCCGCCGCTCACGAAGCTCGACATCGAGAAGGGCTACGACTACAAGCCGATTCTCGACGAGTTCAAGTGAGGCGAGTGCAACGGTCCTCTCGACGGCGAACCCCGCCGACACGGGACGAGCGGCGCCATGGCCGCATCGCATCTAAATAGATCGATGCGGCCTGTAGCGCCATGGGCCTTCGACGCATCGCGCTCGTGGCGCTGCTCATCCTTTCCTTCATCCCCGCTCCGACGCACGGCGCTTCGCCCCCTGAAATCGTCATGCACTTCTCGGGCGAGGCCGGCGAGTGGGTCGTCCTCCACGGGTTTCTCGCCGAGCCGACGCAATCGTTCACCTACACGTCCGTCTTCGACCTCTCGATCGACAACGGCGGCGCGGAGCCGGCGAAGGCGTTCCTCGCGCGCCCCGCCCTCGTCTCCCGCCTGATCGAGGAGGACCACGCAAGCGTCCTCGGGCTCGCCGCGAACACGGTCGTGGCGACGGTCGCACCCCACGAGAAGGATTCGATCGCGGCAACGTGGTGGACCCGATCCAACACCGCTGATTCCTATCACGTCGGATGGGCCTTCGCCGCCGGAGCCTCGGCCCCCTGGACGCTGTCCCTCCGGATCATTCCCGAGAAGGCGCTCGGCCCGGTGACGGTCGTCCGGGGCCACGGGCTCGCGTTCGCGAGCGCCCACGCCCGGACGGAGGACGTCGGGGTCGGCATGGGCTTGTCCCGACTCGATCTCGCCTTCAACGTCCCGTCCCGGGGTTGGACGCACGTCGAGATGGACGAAACGGTCGATGGGATTGCGCTCCGGACCCAGGTCGTCCTTCGTCAGGCGGAGTTCCCGAACGGTTATCAGCACTACGAGGTCGGCCCCGAGCTCGCTCCGGGACGCACCGCGATCGGCGCCTTCGGCAACGAGGCGGGCGACCTCTTCGCGTCGTACGCGGGGGTGGGGGCGCTCAGAACCTCGGTCGTCACGCTCGTGCACGTCCCGATCGACCACGGTGCTTGGCCTCCGACCTGGACCCTTGCGAACTACCGCTGCGGAAGCACCACGTACCTGATGTACTGCGCAAACGCCTTCGAGGTCTGACCGCTTCCCTGCCGGACAGTCCTGATCCCAACGCAATCCGTTTAGGCTTCGAAGCCGGTCGCGGAGCATGACCCCCGCCCCGCCGCTCCGCGTCGTCGGCCTTCCCGGAAGCCTCCGCTCCGACAGCAGCACGCGCAAGGTCGTCGCCCTCGCCCTTGACGGCGCGCGCGAGCTCGGCGCGGAGGTCGCGCTCCTCGACCTCGCGGGCTACGACCTGCCCTTGTGCGACGCGCGCGACGACGAGTCCACGTACCCCGAGGGCGTGCACCGGCTGCGCGCGGACCTGCGCGCCGCGAAGGGGATCATCCTCGGAACGCCCGAGTACCACGGCGACGTGAGCGGGGTCCTGAAGAACGCGCTCGACCTCTGCGGCTTCGAGGAGTTCGAAGGCAAGATGCTCGGCCTCGTGGGCGTCGCGGGCGGCCGCCTCGCGGCGACGCACGCGCTCGACTCCCTGCGGCACGTCGGCCGGTCGCTCCACGCCTGGGTGGTTCCGGAGGAGGCGGGCGTCCCGCAGGCGGGGCGCGCCTTCGGCCCGGACGGGAACCTGACGGACCCTCGGCTCGAGGCGCGCGTGAAGGAGGTCGGGCGGCAGGTGGCGAGATTCGCGATGCTCCACACGATGCCCGAATCGAAGGCGTTCGTCGAGGCCTGGGAGCGCTGCTGGCCGAACCCCGGGGGCATCGCGCGTTAGGCCCGCCGCCCCAGGCGATGCGTCCACGGCCCCGCGTTTCGCTAACGGGTAGCTTTATGCCGGACGCCCCCTTAGTCGCTCCACCCTCCACCAGGAGACCTTCCGTATGCAGCCCGCGCAACTCTACGACTCCGCGGCGACGATGTTCTCGCCCGACGGCCGCATCTACCAGGTGGAATACGCGCGCGAGGCCGTCAAGCGCGGCACGACCGCCGTGGGCGTGACGTTCGCGGACGGCATCGTCCTCATGGTCGACAAGCGCGTCTCGGGCAAGCTCATCGAGGCCGCGGCCGTCGAGAAGCTGTACAAGATCGACAGCCACATCGGCGTCGCGTCCTCCGGCCTCGTCGGCGACGCGCGCGTGCTCGTGGCGCGCGCCCGCGGGGACGCGCAGAACAACCGCTACATCTACGACGAATCCCTCGAGATCGAGGTCCTCGTCAAGAACCTGAGCGACATCCTCCAGGCGTACACGCAGAACGGCGGCGTGCGCCCCTTCGGCGCGGCCTTCCTCGTCGCGGGCATCGACTCGCGCGGCGCGCACCTCTACGAAACGGACCCCTCGGGGGCCGTCGTCGCGTACAAGGCGACCGCGATCGGCATCGGCCGCGCGACCGCCCTCGAATTCCTCGAAGCCGAGTACCGCCCGGGCCTCGCGATGGAGAAGGCCGCGATCCTCGGCCTCAAGGCGCTCGCGAAGGCCGCGGAAGCGGCCCCGCAGACGGGCGCCGCGGCCCCCGACATGGTCGTCATCTCGAAGAAGGACGGCTACCGCAAGCTCGCGCCCGAGGAAGTCTCGCGCTTCACCGCGCAGCTCCAGGGTCAATAGCGCGCCACGAGGCCCCGGCGACGCGGAGCGCGCGCTCGGGGATCGGGTTCCGGAAAAGGCTGCACGAGCGCAGCAAAGGCACTATACGAGACAAGCGCCGAATCCCTCTATATTAAGTTTCCGCTCCGCGGCCCGTCCGAGGGCTTGCGCTCGCGGATTCGTCGGGAAGAAGGCCGCACAAGGCGCAGCAAAGGCACTATACGAGACACGGCGATGATTCTTACTCTTATAGGTTTCGGTTCACAGGCTCGCGCCGGGCGCGGCGGAGCGTCGGACAGACGTGGAAGCTTCGACGTCCGTCGCATCCGGTTGAAATCCCCCCGGCGCGAACGGGTGCTCGGTGACTCCCACCATGAAGCTGAAGCACGCCCTCGTGGCCGCCCTGATCGCCGTCGCCCTGATCGCCGCGCCCGTCGCGCTCGCGGGCGGCCCCTCGCCGAAGGCCCGCGAGCACGCGGATGACCACGCGCAGGAGCGCCTCGCGAACGCCGGCAACGGCACCGAGGTCGACGACGAGCACGCCTCCGACAAGCGCGAAGCCGCCTGGAACAAGTCCATGGGCGACCGCGCGAAAGCGCGCGCGAACGCGTCCGACGAATCCGACGACCGCCGCGCGAACGCCTCGAAGGCGCGCGAGGAGCGCCTTGAGAAGCTCCGCGAGATCCGCGACGCGAAGCGCGAGGACGGCAACCACTCGAAGCGCTTCGGCCTGCACAAGGGATGGAACGAGTCCAAGTTCGAGTCCCAGATCGCGAAGCTCGAGACGCTCATCGACAAGCTGTCGGAGAAGCTCAAGAAGCTCGTCCGCTTCCACGAGCGTCTCGAAGCCTACGTCGCGCGCCTCGCCGCCCGATCGAGCTGATCGCCTCCACCCGCGGGCTCCCGTTCGGGGAGCCCGCCCTCTCCCTCTCTTCTCGCGGTCCCGTCTCGGGGCCTGACGCGTCCGAATCGCGATGGTCGCGTCGCTTCGACGTTCGTCGCATCGCGCTCAAGAGGCCCGCTGGGTCTGCCGGCGAGGCGCCCGCGCGCGGCGCCCCGCGCTGACAGGCCGCGGATCGGCTGGGGCCCGCGGCGGTGACCCTTTCCTCCGCTTCACGAGCGATCGACGACGACGCCATCCACCACGGGCCCCCCGGGCGCATCGCGCCAGCCGGCGCGCGCGAGCTCGCGGAGCACGGTCAGGGTGGCGATGGGCAGGAACGCGTCGAGGCCCGGAATGATGTCGACGCCCGCGAGGCCGAGGGCCCAGGTCGGGCGCCCCGTGAGGCCGAGCACGAACGCCGTCTCCAGGAGGAACGTGCCCACGGTGCCGACGACGGGCAGCGTCTCGTCGAAGATGTCGAGCACGTCGATGAGGACGGCCACCGGCAGGAGCAGGAGAAGTCCGACCGGCAGCGGACCCGAGCGCCAACGCGCCACGGCGGCGAACCGGTCGGCAAGCCAGGCGACGAGCGGAATCGCGCGCGCGACCTTGGCGGGCCATGTGTGTCGAGCCATCGGCCGCTTTCCGCCGGCCTCCTGCATGAGGCTTGCTTCGCGAGGCCCGCTCGCCCGGCGCGCGTCGTTGGCGCCAGATTCTTCCAGGCGGCGGACGCCGGCGGGACGCCTTGCAGCCCTTCGCGGTCCTCGTCCTGCTCGTCCTCGGAACGTTCGGATTTCCCGCGGGGGCCGTGGGCGAAAACCCCTGCGGCGTCCCGCCCGAGCCCGGCGCGTCGTACACGTGCTGGTCGACGTCGGCGCCGTGTCGAGGGGCCGCCGCGGGCGCCTACTGGCGCGCGGGGAACGTGACCGCCTACGATCACCGCTGCCTCGGCGCGCAGGCGCAGCACGACGGGGCCGTCTGCCTCGGCGAAGGGCAGGTGTACCGCGCGAACGCGACGCGGTTCGGCCATCATTGCCGCGGCGTACTCGTGCCGGCCGACCCCACGCCCGACCGCCTCGCCTGCGCGGGAGACTCCTGGGGTGAGGGCCCGCGCCCGAACGCGACCGGCCGGACGTGCCAGCGCCCCATCCCCCCGTTCGACCCCGTCGAGTTCATATATGACCTCCTCGGGCTTGTCTCGTATAGTGACTTTGCTGCGTTCCCGCGGCCTCTTCTTCCGAACCCTCATGTGTGAGCGCAGCCTCCGCGTGGCGCATGGACGAGATCCGCCTGCGCCCGATCGGCGTCGTGCGCTCCCCGTACCGGACGCCGCTCGACGCGCCGCGGCAAGGCGCGCTCGCGAAGGAGACCTCGACCCTCCACATCGACGACGCCTACGCGCCCGGCCTCGAAGGCGTCGCGGCGGGGCGGCGGCTCCTCGTCGTCTGGTGGGCGCACGAAGCCGATCGCGCGACGCTCGCGCGGCCCGGCACCGACGGCGTGTTCTCGATGCGGACGCCGCACCGCCCGAACCCCGTCTGCCTCACGGAGGTCGAGGTCGCCTCGATCGAGGGCGCGACGCTCGTCGTCCGCGGCCTCGACGCGCTCGACGGCACGCCGATCCTCGACATCAAGAGCGCCGAAGCGGAGCACGAGGGCTGGAGCGCGCTTCCGCGCGGCCCGCTTTGAGCGCTCAGCGTCGGACGGGCTTCCCGCGGAGGCCCTCGCGCTGGTGCTCCAGGTCGAGGTGGCCCTCGGGCTCCCGCTTGAGCGATTTCGGGACCTCGCTTCCCACGGAACCCTTCGCGATCGTGATCCCGCCGTCGGCGCTCCAGAGCGCGCCGGTCACGTACGACGCCTCGTCGCTTGCGAGGAAGAGATACACGTTCGCCATCTCCTCCGGGGTGCCGCGGCGTCCGAGCGGCGTCGCCTCGAGGATCATCCTCTCGGCCTCCTCGTCCATCGGACCCGTCTCCGCGTGCGTCCACGCCGTGTCGATCGCCCCGGGGCAGACGCAGTTCGCCCGCACGCCGGACTTCGCGCCCTCGACGGCGAGGGCCTGCGTGAAGGCGTGGATCCAGGCCTTCGTTCCGCCGTAGATCGCGTTCTGCGGCAGGCCGACCTTGCCGCTCTCCGAGCCCGCCGACACGATGCAGCCCCGCGAGCGCTTGAGATGCGGCATCGCGAACTTGGTGACGAGGAACGTCGCGCGCACGTTGTTCGCGAGGGTGCGATCGAACGATTCGATCGAATACTCCTCGACGGGATTCATCTCCAGGAATACGCCTGCGTTGTTGACGAGGACCTCGACGCCGCCGAGCTCGCTCACGGCGGTCTCGACGCATCGGCGCGCATCTTCCTCGCGGGACAGGTCGCCCTTGTAGGCCAGCGCCTCGCCGCCTGCGCCCCTGACCTCCTGGACGACCGCGTCGACGGGATCGCTCTCGAGGCCGGCCACGAGCACGCTCGCGCCCTCCTCGGCGAACCGCTTCACGATGGCCTCGCCGATGCCCGTCGCTCCGCCGGTCACGATGGCGACCTTGTTCGCGAGCCGACCGGTCGATGAGCGAGTCCCTGGGCGCGAGGATTGCGGCGTCATGGGCGCGCGGCGGCATTCATGGTCGATAAGGCTGACGGCTACCGGGGATGTCCTTGAGCTCGCGGGCGAGAATGATCTCGCGTCCCGACGCGTCGCCGATGAACGTCCGCGGGACGTGCGCGCGCGTCCCGTTCTTGAGACGCACCTCGAGCGCCGCGATGGCGAGACCCTCCACGTCGAGCGATTCGACGACGCCCACGCGGCGGCCGCGCGGGTCGACGACGGGTTTCCCTTCGATGGGGCCGGGCGGGATTCCGCTCCGCATGGTCATCCCAGGTCGAAGCCTTCCTGCTTCAGCACTTCGGCAAGAGGCGCCTCGAGCCGCACCGTGTCCTGATCGATGCGGGCGAGGCGGCGCGATTCGACGTCGACGGCCCGCGTCACGAGACCCAGCTCGCGGCGCACGCCCTCGTCGAGCCCGATCACGACGCGGGGCTGGTTCTCGAAGGCTGTCGCGGCGTCCGTGATCTCGCCCACCCGGTTGCCGTCGGGGTCGACGACCCAGAGACCGAGGCGGCGAGCGGGACGGTCGAGCACGCGCTCCGCGCTCCCCACGTCCTCCTCGCCCGGGAAATCACGAACGCCCTGGATGGGTCCGCGAGGCGTCATGGAGAAGCCTCCGCGCAGGCGCGTCAAAAGGGATTTCGCGCCTTCATCGATCAGTCGCGTCGCGCGGGGCGCCCGGCGCCGGCCGCGTCCCACGCAAGGATGGTGGCGACGGCGAGGGCTTCGAGGGTGACGAGCATCGGCACGAGGCGGTCGGGGTCGCGGATGAGCGGTTCCTCGTCGGGGTCGAACAGGAGCAGGCGATCGTAGCCGCGCTGCGCCGTCGTACGGGCGTCGGTTGCGAGGATGTTGCCCGCGGGGCCGCCGAACGAGGCGCTCGTGGCTCCGACGACCCCGTACGTCCATCGGGCCTCGCGGCGATCGAGGTCGAGGAACACGATGTCTCCGGCAAGCGGCGCCACGACGACGTGGCGTCCGTCGCGCGAGAGCGCGGCGCCCGCGTTCGAGCCGTCGTCGTTGTGCGCGACCGCGCCCTCCGCATCGAAAGTCCAGAGGACGTCGCGCGAGGCGTCGAAGAAATCGAGGATGAATCGTCCCGGCCGCTCCTGCATGGCGAGGATGCGGCGACCGTCCGCGCTCACGTCCACGAACGAGACGCCGCTTCCCGTGATGCGCGACCACACGAGGCGACCGGGGCCGTTCTCGGGCAGCGCGAAGAGCGAGACGGCCCCCGAGAGGTCGACGGGATCGGGCGAGAAGCCCCCGACGACGAGGATCGATCCCGTCGCGTCGAGCCGGATGCTGCGGACCGACGCCCCTCCGCTCGTGTTCAGCAGGACGCGGCCCTCGCGCCACGCGAGCACCTGGCCCCCCTGCGTGCCGCCCGCGACGGTCCCGTTCGCGACGTCGAGGGCCCGGACGAAGCCCGGGAAGGCCACCGTGACCGGGTCCGCGAAATCGCGCAACACGAGAACGGGATTGCCGGCCGCCTGATAGGCGAGGGCGAGCGTCGCGCCGTCGGCCGCGAGCGCGAGCGGGTTGCCGGGGACGAGCTCCTGGAAACGGAGGGCGCCGTCGCGCGCGTCGAAGGCCATGAGCGTCGCGAGGGGGAAGGCGGTCGTCGCCGCGACCCAGCCTCGCCCCGCGGCGAGGGTCGCGCTCGATGTGTTGAGCGGACGGACCCACGCAAGCGATCCGTCCTCGGGATTCCACGCGGCGAGCGCGCGCTCGGCGCCGCGGAACCGCACGAGCGTGTAGACGACGTCGCCCTCGGGGGCGACGACGACCTCGGACACCTCGACCTTCTCGGAAAGCCTGGCGTCCGGGAAGAGGAGCCGCACCGCGCGGTCCACCGCGACCGTGTGGCGCGGCTCGTGGCCGTCGTCCGCGAGGGCCGCGAAGACCGCGGTGCCGATCATCGCGACGACGCCGAACGCGATGAGGCGCGATCGACGTCGCAGGAGGGCGACGAGGCTCGCGCCTTCGGGGGCCATGGGCGGCCGAGGCCCGGCGGGCGTGAAAAGGGTATCGGAATCACGAGAGGACGGCCGGGAGCGGAGATGTCCTCTCGTTGTCGATCTCCGAGGACTCGGCGACGACGCGGTCCGGATCGGCGACCAGCGCGACCTGGGACGCAAGGAGGCTCAAGCGCGCCGCGTCCTGCGGCACGAGCCAGGAGAACTTGAACCAGGTTCCGGGCGTCGGCGGGAGGGGGAACTTCGAGACGCAGGTCGGCCCGGCGGCGGGGATGACATTGGAGGTCAGCACGATGCGCGGCGGACTCGTCGAGGGATCCAACGGCGTGCGGAAGCCGAGACCGACCGGGATCGAGGTGACGCTCTCGCGTCCGTCGTTGTGGACGCACCCTTCGACCTCGAGGAGGAGCGGGTTGTGCGCGCTGCGTCCCGCGAGCGTGTACAGCTTCGTGTACGAGACCGCCATCCTCGTGATGAGGAAGTTGGGCTGCCAGTCGACGTCCAAAACCATGCTGGCGTCGATGTTCGAGTTCGAGGGATCGTCGTACACGACCGCGTAGCGGCCGGGCGCGGGCGTGCCGGACGGGAGGACGCGGCCCTGCTCCCAGCGGATCGTGACCTCGAGCGGCTGCCACGGCGTCACGGTGGTCGTCGCGCCTTGGGAAATGTAGTACATCGTCGGGCCGAGCGGGTCGCCGTTCGCGCGCAGCTCGAGGTCGTGGTACACGATGACCGTGTTCGGGCCCGGCGATACGTGGATCTTGAACAGGAGGGTCTCGCCGGCGGTGGCGTCGGTCACCTTCGTCCCGTCGAGCCGGAAGGCGCCGAGGAACGTGTACTGCGGATACTGGGTCTGGGCCTCGCCGGGGCTCGCGAACACGGCGAACGGGGCGAGGAGAACGGCGACCGTGAGCGCGCTCCGTAGTCCAGCCCGCATGTCGACCCGCGCGGGCCACGGCCGGCGGCGTCCTTAGCGTTTGCCGTGAGCTTGTATCCGGCCCGCCGGGCGAAAGAAACCGTTAAATTCGCTCAAGTCCCATGGGCGCCCGAGGTCTTCGTTGAGGGACGTCCCGAAGGGCCCGGTTCCGCCCGCTCCGCGACCGTTCGACGCGCTTCTGCCCCGACGCCGGGAAGGCCCGCCCACCGAGGACGACCTCGCGTGGGAGCGTTACCTCGCCGCCTGCACGGATTACCTCAAGCGGCAGATGATCGTGTACCAGAACTGGCCCCAGCGCAAGGTGGGACGCCTCGGCTACACGGACGAAAAGGTGTTCGACGACCAGAACGCCTAGGCGCCGACCTTCGGCTCCCATACGGTGAGGAGCGAGCTGACCTTCCAGCTGACCTTCTGGTCCTGCTGGATCGGCGGCTGCGCGGGGTGGAGCTGGATGCCCGTCGCGTCGAGGAACTCGACCTTGAGCTTCCACTCGCCGACGGCCGCGTTCGCGCCCGCCTGCGGGGCGAGGCCCTTCTTCGCGGCGTTCGCGTCGTCGCCGCGCGCGGTCGTCGCGGGCGGGAGGGGGGCGACGTCGAAGGCGACGTTCACGGTGCCGGTGTCCGACTCCGCGGTCTTCGCCTCCCCGGAGGGGCTCGTGACGGTGAGCTTCAGCTTGTCCTTGCCGTTCGTCGCCGTCCAGGTCAGCGCGAACGTGGCCTTCGTGACGTTGGCCTCGGCGACCTTGAGCGCGCCGTCGGCGCTGCCCTTGAGGTTGACGCTCCCGTCGGCGGAGGGGCCGGCCTTGTCCGTCGTCGACCAGGCGACGTCGAAGGCGTTGCGGCCGCCCGTGGCCGAGCCGGCCTGGTCGCCTTCGTACTTGAACACCCCGATCATCGCGATGACGAGGATGACGGCGCCCACGACGCCGACGATGGTGTCCTTGTTCATGACAGCCCTTCCAGGGCCGCGCGATGCGCCTCGCGTCCTTTAACGATTCCGAGGACCGCGGCCCGGCGCCTCCGGGAGGCGCGCTCCGCCATCAGGCGCCCGCGGGCCGCGCGGCGCCTTTCCCGGCCGGCACGGCCGGCGATCCCGGGAGGGGCGCGAGGGCGTCCACGGGGCAGACGAGGACGCAGAGGTTGCATTCCGTGCAGCTCGAGCGGAAGAGGATGCGCCCCCGGAAGAGGTCGATCGCGTCGTGCGGGCAGACGCCGACGCAGCCGCCGCAGTCGTCGCAGGCCGTGGGCTCGAAGCGGGGCACGGCTCCCGCATGGGGCCGATTCCCTTCAAACTTGGCGGCGGGCGGAGCGGGGGCTCCCACGAGCCCCCGCCCGGCTGTCACAAACCTTAATAGCCAGCCTGCGTGTCAAAGCGTGTCAAGCCGGGGAGAGGCCTGGCAGCCCTCGCGGGCGGCCGGGTTCCGCGCTTGAGTCAGGTGTTGCCCCATGGAACAGGATGAAACGATGGAAGCCGGGAGCGCCCTCCCGGTGAACGCGTACCTTCTGAGGGACGCGGAGAGCTTGACCGGCGATCGCACCCGCGGCTGGTACTTCTCGGTGCTGGTGCGGGCGAGCATGGCGCGCCT contains the following coding sequences:
- a CDS encoding 2-oxoacid:acceptor oxidoreductase subunit alpha, translating into MPIVNAVSWRIGGQQGEGIDSTGDIFSKACARLGLHLYTFRNFSSRIRGGLTYTDVRVSERPISARPDTIDIVVALGQEVVDASLADMTDGGILIYDSDAFTPALPESFGKTIHTLGVPLTKTAESAGNKIMKNMVALGASAQILKMDVQVFYDFVEERFGKKGQKIVDMNKAVIKAGAEHVAANFPREHSWILERRPLPATGRRLVINGSSATAFGALVGGCRFMAAYPITPATDVMEWIIDHVDEYGGFVLQAEDEIAAIHACIGAGYTGVRAMTSTSGPGLSLMTEAVGLAGSAEIPVVIVDVMRPGPSTGLPTKHSQSDLLFAIHGGHDEFPRIVVSPSTTEEAFTLIQEAFNAAEQYQCPVFFLLDQDLSIAQQALDAIPLGAVKINRGKLVKPEDVANLAEGAYHRYQFTDDGVSPRAIPGTPNALFNSTGSEHQEGGFVTENRANRTKMMLKRARKLETYMKNQKNGHHALGDASARIGVITWGSTRGPVEEALGRLGKDGVKTKTLVLTQLWPFPKKVVADFLASVDTAFVVEANFSGQLATLIQQEIGGHDKIRRVNKWDGTPFRPVEIVDKLNEVI
- a CDS encoding 2-oxoacid:ferredoxin oxidoreductase subunit beta — its product is MAAPAAKTFKDYATNEPSWWCPGCGDFGVLAAIQRAFADLGLKNEEILLVAGIGCSGKISGYVKAYGYHSLHGRALPPAVAAKLANKDLTVVAVGGDGDGYGIGAGHFVHAVRRNVNVTYIVMDNHIYGLTKGQVSPTSDLGFVTGTTPHGNAEAPLNPLALFLSAGGSFLAQGFSGDMKGLKDMIQAAIEHEGFSLVNVFSPCVTFNKKNTYAWYRDVLVSMDGEEIKHDPSDKQAAMRLALSDKIYTGIFYQEKRPTLEAQALGLQGPPLTKLDIEKGYDYKPILDEFK
- a CDS encoding NAD(P)H-dependent oxidoreductase, encoding MTPAPPLRVVGLPGSLRSDSSTRKVVALALDGARELGAEVALLDLAGYDLPLCDARDDESTYPEGVHRLRADLRAAKGIILGTPEYHGDVSGVLKNALDLCGFEEFEGKMLGLVGVAGGRLAATHALDSLRHVGRSLHAWVVPEEAGVPQAGRAFGPDGNLTDPRLEARVKEVGRQVARFAMLHTMPESKAFVEAWERCWPNPGGIAR
- the psmA gene encoding archaeal proteasome endopeptidase complex subunit alpha; this translates as MQPAQLYDSAATMFSPDGRIYQVEYAREAVKRGTTAVGVTFADGIVLMVDKRVSGKLIEAAAVEKLYKIDSHIGVASSGLVGDARVLVARARGDAQNNRYIYDESLEIEVLVKNLSDILQAYTQNGGVRPFGAAFLVAGIDSRGAHLYETDPSGAVVAYKATAIGIGRATALEFLEAEYRPGLAMEKAAILGLKALAKAAEAAPQTGAAAPDMVVISKKDGYRKLAPEEVSRFTAQLQGQ
- the tsaA gene encoding tRNA (N6-threonylcarbamoyladenosine(37)-N6)-methyltransferase TrmO, with translation MDEIRLRPIGVVRSPYRTPLDAPRQGALAKETSTLHIDDAYAPGLEGVAAGRRLLVVWWAHEADRATLARPGTDGVFSMRTPHRPNPVCLTEVEVASIEGATLVVRGLDALDGTPILDIKSAEAEHEGWSALPRGPL
- a CDS encoding SDR family NAD(P)-dependent oxidoreductase, giving the protein MTPQSSRPGTRSSTGRLANKVAIVTGGATGIGEAIVKRFAEEGASVLVAGLESDPVDAVVQEVRGAGGEALAYKGDLSREEDARRCVETAVSELGGVEVLVNNAGVFLEMNPVEEYSIESFDRTLANNVRATFLVTKFAMPHLKRSRGCIVSAGSESGKVGLPQNAIYGGTKAWIHAFTQALAVEGAKSGVRANCVCPGAIDTAWTHAETGPMDEEAERMILEATPLGRRGTPEEMANVYLFLASDEASYVTGALWSADGGITIAKGSVGSEVPKSLKREPEGHLDLEHQREGLRGKPVRR
- a CDS encoding 4Fe-4S binding protein — translated: MPRFEPTACDDCGGCVGVCPHDAIDLFRGRILFRSSCTECNLCVLVCPVDALAPLPGSPAVPAGKGAARPAGA